The nucleotide sequence TTGTGTTTTGGATGCATCGTTAATGCTTTGTACAGAGTTCAAAAGTGGTGAATTTGTTTTTGTCCAAACCTATAATGATCTTTCCTCTTCCGCCGCCCGCCTCCGCCTCCGGTTCGGGGGGCGGGTCTACAGCCCTTAGGGCCTCCAGGCCGCCCAGATGATGATGCTCGCCCTCGACGATCGGCCTCAGATGCTTGACTAAACGACCAATGGATGGAGGATTCGATGGGATACGTATATGATGGGTTGCAAATTTCGATTCGTTGGTTAGATCCGATTGGTGGGGTGTTTCATTCGTGGAGGGTAATAATGTGAATCATACGTAAAATTAGATTAGACTTAGTATTCGTTTCTATTTCGGCTAGGGTTTTTGTGGTTAGGATGAGCTACTAGATTAATCCCCGGGGTTGCGGTTAGTGGGCGGTGACCTTTTTCTGCACCCGAAGCTCTGGCGGATCTCCACCAGGAAGGCGATTCCGCTGCCCACCAGTCCGCACAGAAACAGACTGAAGGCGGGCGCCAGCAGATTGAGGGCCAGCGGACGGAGCCGCAGCTTCTCCTCCAGCTCCGCCAGAGTGGAGAAGTCTTTCAGGTAGCCCATGTGACGGGCCTTGCGGTAGCACGTCTCCAGCCAGAGATCCTGCAGACCGCCCTGCTGGACGTGCATCAGGAAGCGATGGAGGGCATCCTTGACATGTGAGTCCACCCTAAGCTGGTACTGATATGGATAGGAGCCGTGGCAGATCTTGGAGAAGTAGAAGCGCTTTTTTCGCAGGAATCGCTGCTGCAGATCAAAGAAACGCCAACGGATACTGCTGATGGGGTAGATGTACTCCGGGGCCATGGTGATTCTCTTACGGTTAAAGTCTTCGGGATCTGTGAAGCTGAACTTGGTAGCAAACTGCTCAGCATGCCCCAGGGAGCCCACTATGGCCTCCACATCCGGGGGCAACACCAAGATGCTGTAAGGCAGCCGGAACAGCTGCTCCAGGCTGCTGGCCGGACTCCGGGTGAGGGTTACGGTGAGAAAGGAGGCGAGCTTGGTGCTGTACGACTGGACAAGAATAAAGATCCCGGCGAGAATGAGAAAGGTGCAGGTGTTTCTGCTCGTTTTGTGATTCCTACGCCTGGCTGGGCCAGCTCCTGGCACTCCCAGTATGGCCCAGAGACCACCATCCGGCATCAGGCGACGTACAAAGACGAACTGCACCAGGAGCAGCGTGACGAGCAGACACAGCCAGAGGGGGAGATTGAAGGGCAGGAACACATACAGGCTCCTGGAAATCTCATTGTCCAGGGGGATCATGAAGCAGCGCGGAGCCACCTGCGCTGGATAAGAGTAGTCCACTTCGATGTTCGGATGCAGGCTATCGTACAAATGTGGACTCATTTCCACCTCGTCTCGCACAATCAGATCCGTGAGAGCGGTCATGTTCATGGCTATGGAACCATTCACCTTAAAGCGAAACAAATCCATGGTCACGTTCAGGTGCTTCATCAGCTGGTTAATCAGAATCCCACCCAAGCCATCCATTTCCCAAACCTTAGTCCGGGGGTTCTGGTACCAAAAGGTATTCGGCACATCCTGCTGTACGGGCATGCGTATTTTGTATCCCAAGAAGTTCCTTCGATTGGGAAACGGAAACAGGTGGTGCGGATCGTAGAAGGACAATTTCCGCATGCGTATCACTCGGACAGTGGGGTAGGGATCCATTTGGTAGAACTTTCGAGCGCTCACCACCACCAAAGAGGATCGGAACTGCAGTTTCCATAGGAGCTTAAAAAAGTATTCCAGCTCCTCCAGGGACTCCTGCTTTCTGAGCAGGAACATCGTCTTCGAGTAACGCCTTCCCCTGGCCCTGAGCGCTTGCATCTGAACCACTGGATCCCTGGAGTCCCTGGCAAACACCAAGTAAAGCGTCTCCTCATCCTGGAGCTGACTGAAGCGCACCTGCGTGGAATTGCTGTCGGTGGCCGTCATCTGTGGCACCAAATAAAAGTGATTGCTGCTGTTGCCCATCAGCCCGCGATGCAGGTCATCCAGATAGCTGGGATCAACCGATTCCAGGCTATGCACTAAGGTGATGGCATGCAGACGATGAAAGCGACCAATCCTGTCCAGAAACAGAGCCAGGTCAGAGGGTCGCACAAAGCTTTCCTTGGCTCCGATTTGGAGGACCATTAGGATTATCAGCAAATCGAGGAACATTTCCGCGGGAGAAACGAAGCCACACTGGCTGGGATTTGCCTTTGCACTGCATACTTAAAGGGCATCTCAACTGGTGCCCGCGATACGATCTCTAAAACAATAACCCACAACTGTTTGAGCAACACTTACCCGTGGTAATTGCTGGCGTCCACTCCTGCTCCCCGGTGGCTCCCCAAAGATAGGACTTGGCCTGGGTGGCCGTTAGGTTGGGCACATTGGCGGGCTGGGCGTTCATCAGCGAGTTCTGACGCCTCTTGAAAACTAAGGGTACAAAAATTATTCGAGCTCCAAAATTAGTTGGTAATCCAACTCACAGTCCATCTTCTCATCACCCATCACAAAGCTCTGCGAAGAGGCTGACTTGCTCAGCAGGGAATGGCTGGACACTCGGTCGTACTGCTCTGCACTCTCGCATCCGTAATCTTCCTgctcgttgttgttgttgcatcCAGACTGGCAGTTGTTCTGGATCTGCTGCAAGGGTTTCTGCTGACCTGCTTGTGGTGCTTTCGCCGGCACCGCTTGGTAGTGATGCTGCTGTATGAGCACTCCGGTTGGACCCTTtgggaagatgtgcgtccatCGTCGACGATTGGAGGTCAGCTTAATGGTCACTTGCGAGGGATCAAAGGGATTGATCAGGGCACGGCCGGGACGCACTATAGGAGCAATGCTAACAATCGTCCGCCGGGAGTTTTTCTCTGAAGCCAGTGACTCTGAGAGATTCGTGGTATCCGGTTGCTATAATCAGAAGGGGAAGAGTTAAGAAGATCAAGGATATAGGGCTTTATCCCTCACCAATGCCGCCAGCATTGCTGAGGTGCCGTGGTGAATGTCTGGGTCGGACATCTTGCGCCGCATAGCCGGGATCTGAGTGGGCGTGAGGTTCTCCCAGTCGTTGTTCCTATAAGCATAGGTCTCCAGACTGGGCACCGAAGTCTTCTTGGCACGCACCACGCGCTGCAAGGAGCTAGAACGGGAGAACATCCAATTATAAGGCATAAAGGTTATATTTATGAAGCTCAATCCTACCAAGTACTTTGAGCGGGCAGCGGCTGGAAGATCTGCTCGTCATAAGCATCATAGTCGAAGAGCGAGTTGTGCTTGTACTCCGACTGATTGCAGCTGAGAAAATGACGCTCGTTCTCCTCGCCCTCGCCGTCGCCCACGCCATCGTGGAGGGTCAGCTGTGAGCCAAAGAGAGGCAGTTTGATTCTGGGTATAAAACTGGAGTAAGCTATCTTCTTGTTGGTGGAGTAGAAGCTCAGGTTAATCCAGTGCGGCAGGGAGTAGTCATCAGCGGAGGTCAAGGTAGTGTCCTTGTTGTGGAATTTAAGGAGTGGAACCGCATGCAGGGGCTGCTCTCCCACGCAGACCAGATCGCTGCCCACTCCATTGTCGATAATGCGCTGCTTGGTGATGTTGGTAAGCTCCCGATCCACGGAAAAGACTCCCACTCCCGGGGTGATGACCACAGAAAGCTGCCCGGTTCGGTCGAAGGTTCTATCCAGGTAGTGTTTCTCAAAGGTGTTCAGTGAGATGTTCAGCACCTCTAGAAAGTTGCCCTGCGTGGCAGAGGAATTCGTGGCCGGGGGGATCTTCATATTCTCCCTTTCATGGTAGCGCAGAACCGTGGCCTGGTAGGAGGTGAACAGCTTGCGCAGCTGTCCCAGCACAGTGCACCAGTCGTCACATCTTTCGTTCTGGATGGCCACGCGGTAGAAATCCTCGTAGAAGCGTCCCTTGTAGTCTTGCTGCAGGCAGTCGCGCATGTGTTCGGGGAACTCGTCCAGGCATTTAGCCGCGTAGAAGGTCCGGGAAAAGAGCACCACGGTCACCTCGTGGTTGCAGCTCAGCTTGCGCCACTTCTGGAAGAGCTCAGTCAAAAAGCCATTCACAGCCTTCTCAAAGTACAGGTCTCCGTGGATGTCAAAGTCCCACATCTCGGAGGACATCTGCAGGAAGAGGTAGACCATGGAGGTGCTGCTGCGAAAGACGATCTTGGTGTCCTCCGTGATGACGCCGCTGGCCACGCGCTCGCCCTGGGACCACATCTCGTACACCTGGCACCGGATCTGCATGTCGTTGTAGTCTATCTTCTTGTTTACATACACACAGGTGTCAGTCTGCGGGGGGAGAAGAACTTTTAGAGTAGATCCTGGCCAGAAAGAAGGCGATTCCTTACCAAATAGGTCTTTAGGCGCCACATTTCTGAACGTCCCATGTACTGGTCCTTGAAGGTGATCTCTATGGAGTCCAGAGCCACATCCGCCGGGTTGACTATCCTCATCACCACATTGGAGTACGGACGCATCTTGAAGGCATTGGCGATGCCCGATTCGATGCTTATCACATCCCGGCCACAGCTGCCGTTGAACTCGGTGATCTGGAGCAGCAGGTGGGTGCCATTCTCCTCGTCGGGGGCATAGATCTCGACGACATCGCCCACATTGGCGTTGGGATGGTCCTTTAGATTCATCACCAGGTCCGCATCTGTGTGGAAATGTCCATGTAACACAATGTTTGCGCAATGCCCACACCGCCTTACCGTACGATTTATTGCATCCGCGCGTGTGCGTGTTCAGCTTGTACAGCTTCATGTTGACTTTGTTGCAAAACCAACGgacaattatttatttaattccGAAAACAATTTGCCCATTTCGCatgctaaaaaaaataagaattcTATTTTTTCGCCTTTTGTTTTGATTCCTTATCTGCCTAGTGATGGCACTTCATGTagtttttggtatattttcgGTATTTAACCTCTAGAAAATGTACCAAAAGATAATGCGTATTTTAAATACACTGATACAAAATCTAAGGATTTCatattgtatttaaatatttatatttattttaactaatCCCTATATATCATCAccgtaatttatttatattatattcgtcattttgGGGGTTTTTGTTCGATATTATTGGTTGTTATTTAATactattataaatataaaagatCTTTTTGGTTGCCCTCGATTGTAATTATATATTTACACATTTTTTGACCTGGCGCTAATCTTTCTAATTAGAAAGATGTGTTCCATATAAAATCTGttatattattgatttaatgCATATAGGTAAGCCTGCGTCACAGAAGCGCAATCGATTTCTTCCAGAtaagaaaaaacaaataacTTTCGAGTggttttataatttaaaatttaatattccCTGCACTGGTGTAAAGAATAGATTGTAACATCgtattaaaaatacacaacCAACCCCCAGTGTTATCAATCCGACCGCTGCTGTATCTATTAATTTACATCTTTCTGGCCCTGAGCTAATCTAAGCAATTAGAACGTTCTATATAAGTTTTCCGtacttttttattatttaaatatatttattggTTTAATGAATTTATCTCGAAATGACTTGGTTTTTCAATGAATAATTTTATTGGGTCGCAAATATCAGTGAGTACATTTCgacaaaaattgtttaaagaCAGTTCGTTCGCCTGGTTAAATCCCGGCTAATCCTCAGTCCTCAGTCAGATAGCTGCACTCGAATCGACTCGTCTCCATTCCGGGTCCATTTTCCGGACCCCGGACTCGTATTCCTGATCCTCGGCGTCGAAATTTGTTTCGCAATCGgttgtttgtttattgtttgtGGTGATTAGAATGCCACTGACGACAGAGATCGCCAGATCTGGCAGATAGTTCGCATTTCTCTACTTATAGCGAGGGGTTATGTATACAATCAAGGCGGGGGTCGCTCACCAGGATGCGTCGAAGTTCGTCGGTTGTTCGAAAATGAGTTTGCTCGTATATATGTAACTAACAATTCATGGGGTCAAGGGTCGTCGTTGCGTCATTGCATCTTTGTGTCGTCCTCGTCATCATCCACAatctcaatctcaacatgcagCTTAAACGGTAGACAGAACCACGGAACAGGCTCCTAAAGCTAACTAAACACGTACGGACTACAAGTAAACGTTAATCACTAGGGATGATGGTTGGGGCAGGGGGGGCACCACCACGCATCTCACATCGCCACGGTGGCCAGGACGACGGTGATGTCGTCCGGCTTGCCGCCCCTCGCCTGGATGTTATTCCTTCGGGCGCTGAGGGCGAAGGGCGAGAGGAACTCGCTGTTGAGGGACAGGGTGCGGGCCATCAGCGCCAGGCTGTTGGCCGTCATCTGCAGCTTGACGGGGTCGCGTTCGCCCTCCACCTCGCTGAGCACCTGCAGCATCAGATCCTCGGGCACGTTGTCGAACACTCCGTCCGTGGCAATGAGGATCACGTCGCCGTCGCGCACCGGGAAGCTCATGGTGTCCGCCGACTCCGGGCTGTCGCTGAGGACATTTGGGCCATGTCCTGGCGGGGGCAGGGACAGTTGGAAGGGTGTGTTGAAGTAGTGCTGCTGCTCCTCTGACTTGTGCACCACCTGGCCCTGCCGCACCACAATGAAGCCGCTGTCGCCGATGTTGGCCGTGTGCACGGTGCTCGTCTCACGGTTGAGGATCAGGACGCAGGCAGTGCTGCTCCCCAGGATCGGCTTCTTCTGCTCCATCAGCTCGCAGTAGCTGTATGCCAGCAGGTTGACCGGTCGCTGAGGATTGAAATGGCTGCACTGCACCAGGCGCTCGCAGGTGCGCATCAGGAACGAGGAAAACTCCCCGGGATCGATGCCATAGCTCCGCCAGCCGCCCACGCCGTCGGCCACGCCCATCACATCGGCGCTGGCTGTGGAGGCCTTGAACCAGGAGTCCTCGCCGTACTTTCCCGGCTTGTACTTGTGTCGCAGGTTGTCCTTGGCAAAGCCGCAGACGACGGAAACGAAACGGGGTCGTGGGGCGCCCGAGgatcctgctcctgctccagACTTGGAGGCCCCCTTGGCGGCTGCCCCTCCTCCGCCGCCCGTGGCCGTCTCCAGGAGCGTGGAGAAGCTGTTGCGCAGGACGCGCGAGATCGCGCGTGATGTCCAGTTGAGTGACGAGTGCATCTCGCCTAAGAACTCGTGGTCTCGTGCTCTCAATCAATCAATTGCATGCGGGGGATGTGGGATGCGATTCGTTCGATTCGTTTGATGCTTCGGTGTGGGAGTGCTCCTCCTTGGCGTTCACTCCTATGCGCCACTCCTCCGCACTCGTTTTTCCCGGGTGAAAACTCCTGTCGCGACGGGGGACACAATTTACGTTCCAATTTAATACGAAAAATGTTATGTGATGTGATACACTTTTTCACGTCAGGTCGCGATCCGGTTCGTAACTGGTTCCGCGCTGGCTGCCTGCTGGTTCCCCACCCCAACTCCCCCGCTGACGAAATGGTTCCACAGCCATGGTCACCCTGAGTCGGTATTTAACGAACCAGTTTGATTCCATAGTATTTTGGTATGGTTCTTTATTTTGGatctttaataatttatatacataaatctaatatttatttaatattaatcatgtattttacatatttatatagaGCTTAATTTAAGCCAAattatattgtttatttaaaaggTTATGTTAACGTCAATTGTGGTATTTAAAAAGAACACCCCTGTTTTTAGTGTTTTTGGGTGAAGGGAATAAAATACCGGAACTTTCTAGGTCTGTTGGTAGATTGCTACATCTATCGACTCCGACCAAAAGTAGTTCGTTTTCGAAAAGGATTCTGAAAAAATGGAGGTCAATGTTGGAAAACGGACCCAATGGATTCTTGATTTGTCAGTTCCCCAAAGTATTTGAAGAGCCACTCTTAATCTTTCGAAGCGAGAGAGCAGCCGCCAAATATCGATTACTAATGCTTGAAAAGGATCGACGTTTTCCCACCTCTATTTGTTTTCGCCAAAAAAGTTGAGCTCTGAGCACTTCCACGCTCCACGATTTTTGTTTGCCcagctgctgttgttgctgttgttggtAGGTTCAAACTCAAAATCCAAACAAAGACGCAGTCAGTGCTTAACCCAGTTTCTAAGCTGAAGTAATAATGGAGTAATGGCAGCTTTAACAGTCCACCAGTGGTTTAAGTTTAAAGAGTGCAAGAAGAGTGGTGGTGGGAAAAGAGGAGGAGAgtgtttttgttgttggtgGTGGACGACATTGGCATAGAAAACTTTGCATACCCTTCTTcccacacacgcacacacactctCGTCGAAagtgtaaaaataaaaacaaacaactaAAAATAGCACTTGAACTGTTGTTGTACCCAAAAACGTATGTATTTCTTTTTGCAGACGGAAATTGATTGGTTGTGTAAATTGGAAAGTGCACGAAATCGCGAGCGCATAACGGTACATGTATACACACACAAGcagcacacgcacacacatgGGGGCCGTGCTTTTTGTTTGATGTCCCATTTGGCGGATTAAAGACAAAGAAGAGACAGaaaaggaggaggaggaggaggaggaggacgtcGACCAGGAGCGATGACCACGCGGGAGAATGTGGTCGCCAGTCGCCTGTCCAAGCTGATGCTCAGTAGCAGCAGCGGGAGTGGTAGTGGAAATGGAAGCGGAAGTGGGAGCTCCAACAACCAGGTGCCACCATCGCCCACCTCGCCCGGGGAGCAGTCCCAATCCCAGTCCGAGCTGAACCAACTGAAGCGGGACGCCGATCCGCAGTTCTCGCGCTTTGCCGACTACTTTGTGATATGTGGACTGGATCTGGACACGGGCCTCGAGCCGGATCGCTTTGCGGGTGAGTGGCGTACGCTTGCCGAGATTTCCCCCC is from Drosophila suzukii chromosome 3, CBGP_Dsuzu_IsoJpt1.0, whole genome shotgun sequence and encodes:
- the Iml1 gene encoding GATOR complex protein Iml1 isoform X9, whose protein sequence is MKLYKLNTHTRGCNKSYDADLVMNLKDHPNANVGDVVEIYAPDEENGTHLLLQITEFNGSCGRDVISIESGIANAFKMRPYSNVVMRIVNPADVALDSIEITFKDQYMGRSEMWRLKTYLTDTCVYVNKKIDYNDMQIRCQVYEMWSQGERVASGVITEDTKIVFRSSTSMVYLFLQMSSEMWDFDIHGDLYFEKAVNGFLTELFQKWRKLSCNHEVTVVLFSRTFYAAKCLDEFPEHMRDCLQQDYKGRFYEDFYRVAIQNERCDDWCTVLGQLRKLFTSYQATVLRYHERENMKIPPATNSSATQGNFLEVLNISLNTFEKHYLDRTFDRTGQLSVVITPGVGVFSVDRELTNITKQRIIDNGVGSDLVCVGEQPLHAVPLLKFHNKDTTLTSADDYSLPHWINLSFYSTNKKIAYSSFIPRIKLPLFGSQLTLHDGVGDGEGEENERHFLSCNQSEYKHNSLFDYDAYDEQIFQPLPAQSTCSLQRVVRAKKTSVPSLETYAYRNNDWENLTPTQIPAMRRKMSDPDIHHGTSAMLAALQPDTTNLSESLASEKNSRRTIVSIAPIVRPGRALINPFDPSQVTIKLTSNRRRWTHIFPKGPTGVLIQQHHYQAVPAKAPQAGQQKPLQQIQNNCQSGCNNNNEQEDYGCESAEQYDRVSSHSLLSKSASSQSFVMGDEKMDFFKRRQNSLMNAQPANVPNLTATQAKSYLWGATGEQEWTPAITTVKHLRPIVEGEHHHLGGLEALRAVDPPPEPEAEAGGGRGKIIIGVDWKSLTIPACLPITTDYFPDKRSLNNDYVISDYTLLPDDVNHEYAQSRAVYRKPLSTEEVCKEIVSQRLAQGFQLIVVDEKPPSAGGCSSGSAVLPVKPPCEINKEYLLSIGRIFHKISLSGSVITVTGYRPRHPYPPINVDYRYRFHAPQHETYEISGVNFTTEKLENFNWNHMDLYICTRGDVDYPLMESLKYWRYRMYLLPRENIVTKIASCQRCDIFPDVTADNTREQVEDFVRLIEAVSKLKRQYARKARQHDTPRITEKHHNQLNSPQQRFVPPRGPGCHPSWLRLSITTRLIPSTTSYPKSLTNTLAIGLLNPLSPTQIHTHTHTPDPPWIRNL
- the Iml1 gene encoding GATOR complex protein Iml1 isoform X10 encodes the protein MKLYKLNTHTRGCNKSYDADLVMNLKDHPNANVGDVVEIYAPDEENGTHLLLQITEFNGSCGRDVISIESGIANAFKMRPYSNVVMRIVNPADVALDSIEITFKDQYMGRSEMWRLKTYLTDTCVYVNKKIDYNDMQIRCQVYEMWSQGERVASGVITEDTKIVFRSSTSMVYLFLQMSSEMWDFDIHGDLYFEKAVNGFLTELFQKWRKLSCNHEVTVVLFSRTFYAAKCLDEFPEHMRDCLQQDYKGRFYEDFYRVAIQNERCDDWCTVLGQLRKLFTSYQATVLRYHERENMKIPPATNSSATQGNFLEVLNISLNTFEKHYLDRTFDRTGQLSVVITPGVGVFSVDRELTNITKQRIIDNGVGSDLVCVGEQPLHAVPLLKFHNKDTTLTSADDYSLPHWINLSFYSTNKKIAYSSFIPRIKLPLFGSQLTLHDGVGDGEGEENERHFLSCNQSEYKHNSLFDYDAYDEQIFQPLPAQSTCSLQRVVRAKKTSVPSLETYAYRNNDWENLTPTQIPAMRRKMSDPDIHHGTSAMLAALQPDTTNLSESLASEKNSRRTIVSIAPIVRPGRALINPFDPSQVTIKLTSNRRRWTHIFPKGPTGVLIQQHHYQAVPAKAPQAGQQKPLQQIQNNCQSGCNNNNEQEDYGCESAEQYDRVSSHSLLSKSASSQSFVMGDEKMDFFKRRQNSLMNAQPANVPNLTATQAKSYLWGATGEQEWTPAITTVKHLRPIVEGEHHHLGGLEALRAVDPPPEPEAEAGGGRGKIIIGVDWKSLTIPACLPITTDYFPDKRSLNNDYVISDYTLLPDDVNHEYAQSRAVYRKPLSTEEVCKEIVSQRLAQGFQLIVVDEKPPSAGGCSSGSAVLPVKPPCEINKEYLLSIGRIFHKISLSGSVITVTGYRPRHPYPPINVDYRYRFHAPQHETYEISGVNFTTEKLENFNWNHMDLYICTRGDVDYPLMESLKYWRYRMYLLPRENIVTKIASCQRCDIFPDVTADNTREQVEDFVRLIEAVSKLKRQYARKARDSPIAHITKRRHSTSIISRPQPNQGLTNSPFRERVGSNRLPEKRPSSMTHLESLKSIITN
- the Iml1 gene encoding GATOR complex protein Iml1 isoform X5 — encoded protein: MKLYKLNTHTRGCNKSYDADLVMNLKDHPNANVGDVVEIYAPDEENGTHLLLQITEFNGSCGRDVISIESGIANAFKMRPYSNVVMRIVNPADVALDSIEITFKDQYMGRSEMWRLKTYLTDTCVYVNKKIDYNDMQIRCQVYEMWSQGERVASGVITEDTKIVFRSSTSMVYLFLQMSSEMWDFDIHGDLYFEKAVNGFLTELFQKWRKLSCNHEVTVVLFSRTFYAAKCLDEFPEHMRDCLQQDYKGRFYEDFYRVAIQNERCDDWCTVLGQLRKLFTSYQATVLRYHERENMKIPPATNSSATQGNFLEVLNISLNTFEKHYLDRTFDRTGQLSVVITPGVGVFSVDRELTNITKQRIIDNGVGSDLVCVGEQPLHAVPLLKFHNKDTTLTSADDYSLPHWINLSFYSTNKKIAYSSFIPRIKLPLFGSQLTLHDGVGDGEGEENERHFLSCNQSEYKHNSLFDYDAYDEQIFQPLPAQSTCSLQRVVRAKKTSVPSLETYAYRNNDWENLTPTQIPAMRRKMSDPDIHHGTSAMLAALQPDTTNLSESLASEKNSRRTIVSIAPIVRPGRALINPFDPSQVTIKLTSNRRRWTHIFPKGPTGVLIQQHHYQAVPAKAPQAGQQKPLQQIQNNCQSGCNNNNEQEDYGCESAEQYDRVSSHSLLSKSASSQSFVMGDEKMDFFKRRQNSLMNAQPANVPNLTATQAKSYLWGATGEQEWTPAITTVKHLRPIVEGEHHHLGGLEALRAVDPPPEPEAEAGGGRGKIIIGVDWKSLTIPACLPITTDYFPDKRSLNNDYVISDYTLLPDDVNHEYAQSRAVYRKPLSTEEVCKEIVSQRLAQGFQLIVVDEKPPSAGGCSSGSAVLPVKPPCEINKEYLLSIGRIFHKISLSGSVITVTGYRPRHPYPPINVDYRYRFHAPQHETYEISGVNFTTEKLENFNWNHMDLYICTRGDVDYPLMESLKYWRYRMYLLPRENIVTKIASCQRCDIFPDVTADNTREQVEDFVRLIEAVSKLKRQYARKARHDTPRITEKHHNQLNSPQQSINVRPKLENGRIPRIFPATDAVAAAGIAARDDQDDGFHVDIQFSPNATLAEIFEAMKHPVNGVGFFSQTQSLPSCTFVSYDALMWLKTRLNNGRHHPLDLLEAMRKERMICHASGDWKKPVVPGFVFYYVVQQDKNAKDYAPPLGDYSAFVNEWLEIEFQGCSFLWHDEPVTTPVPNFLRDCPAPQSWTETCSNKRVYRQSHLEIDVNQKSDRMEWGHVKHHTVLQPRFAFEIVVEWVTSSGPIVADLIGGWMRKANQFNFLVSVPADPMAEPFTKKSDPLRGPIFIPLCTTFLPNGAALFDEFPEDSRSDRMLFLQEAILAKFGFLPCVLEKKYSVGKDLPKEYQYVHCTGNMFALIRCATNNYQVESPILKEANVTRCVYGHTNNTNVPKKVGFLWAWNHMIPNKKWKAQTINNSADGELFQLKMLKDFREFCSNSDQRLSTFWAQSQELKRRAQKFENNNNNTDELKIRA
- the Iml1 gene encoding GATOR complex protein Iml1 isoform X4; the encoded protein is MKLYKLNTHTRGCNKSYDADLVMNLKDHPNANVGDVVEIYAPDEENGTHLLLQITEFNGSCGRDVISIESGIANAFKMRPYSNVVMRIVNPADVALDSIEITFKDQYMGRSEMWRLKTYLTDTCVYVNKKIDYNDMQIRCQVYEMWSQGERVASGVITEDTKIVFRSSTSMVYLFLQMSSEMWDFDIHGDLYFEKAVNGFLTELFQKWRKLSCNHEVTVVLFSRTFYAAKCLDEFPEHMRDCLQQDYKGRFYEDFYRVAIQNERCDDWCTVLGQLRKLFTSYQATVLRYHERENMKIPPATNSSATQGNFLEVLNISLNTFEKHYLDRTFDRTGQLSVVITPGVGVFSVDRELTNITKQRIIDNGVGSDLVCVGEQPLHAVPLLKFHNKDTTLTSADDYSLPHWINLSFYSTNKKIAYSSFIPRIKLPLFGSQLTLHDGVGDGEGEENERHFLSCNQSEYKHNSLFDYDAYDEQIFQPLPAQSTCSLQRVVRAKKTSVPSLETYAYRNNDWENLTPTQIPAMRRKMSDPDIHHGTSAMLAALQPDTTNLSESLASEKNSRRTIVSIAPIVRPGRALINPFDPSQVTIKLTSNRRRWTHIFPKGPTGVLIQQHHYQAVPAKAPQAGQQKPLQQIQNNCQSGCNNNNEQEDYGCESAEQYDRVSSHSLLSKSASSQSFVMGDEKMDFFKRRQNSLMNAQPANVPNLTATQAKSYLWGATGEQEWTPAITTVKHLRPIVEGEHHHLGGLEALRAVDPPPEPEAEAGGGRGKIIIGVDWKSLTIPACLPITTDYFPDKRSLNNDYVISDYTLLPDDVNHEYAQSRAVYRKPLSTEEVCKEIVSQRLAQGFQLIVVDEKPPSAGGCSSGSAVLPVKPPCEINKEYLLSIGRIFHKISLSGSVITVTGYRPRHPYPPINVDYRYRFHAPQHETYEISGVNFTTEKLENFNWNHMDLYICTRGDVDYPLMESLKYWRYRMYLLPRENIVTKIASCQRCDIFPDVTADNTREQVEDFVRLIEAVSKLKRQYARKARQHDTPRITEKHHNQLNSPQQSINVRPKLENGRIPRIFPATDAVAAAGIAARDDQDDGFHVDIQFSPNATLAEIFEAMKHPVNGVGFFSQTQSLPSCTFVSYDALMWLKTRLNNGRHHPLDLLEAMRKERMICHASGDWKKPVVPGFVFYYVVQQDKNAKDYAPPLGDYSAFVNEWLEIEFQGCSFLWHDEPVTTPVPNFLRDCPAPQSWTETCSNKRVYRQSHLEIDVNQKSDRMEWGHVKHHTVLQPRFAFEIVVEWVTSSGPIVADLIGGWMRKANQFNFLVSVPADPMAEPFTKKSDPLRGPIFIPLCTTFLPNGAALFDEFPEDSRSDRMLFLQEAILAKFGFLPCVLEKKYSVGKDLPKEYQYVHCTGNMFALIRCATNNYQVESPILKEANVTRCVYGHTNNTNVPKKVGFLWAWNHMIPNKKWKAQTINNSADGELFQLKMLKDFREFCSNSDQRLSTFWAQSQELKRRAQKFENNNNNTDELKIRA